The genomic DNA TATCACTCTTTTTATTTCTATAAAGAAAAGgtgcaaaaaataataatgataagATTGTTTGGTGGAAGCTTTTGAGATGAGAAGCCAGGGGAACACCCYGCCCATCCTGACCACACTAAAGCTTGCGTGCAAGCTGAAAAGGGAGTCTCCTGCACCACTCTCACCCCCCTTTACAAGTTTCCATTtgggttgatttaaaaaaaaaactttggcacACAAACCACTAATTATAAGCTACACAGTTCCTGTTTCATAATACGGACTAAAAGGACCATTTTGCACGGAAAGCTCTTAAACTCGGCTTATTTGCTGTAATTTAAACAGAGAAATACTTCTCAAAGTATTTCAGGGTTTACCTTGTCATTTACATGTATTTtgacaatcaatcaattttattttatatagcccttcgtacatcagctaatatctcgaagtgctgtacagacacccagcctaaaaccccaaacagctagtaatgcaggtgtagaagcacctgcYTGCCAATGTCACTTCAGTCCTAATTTGGGAGTCTTAAAAAGACAAGTAGTCTGGTTTCTGGGTCTTGAAATAGCGAGGTGACattataatttgatttgaaaagcaaAGTAGGTAGACTATAGGCAAGGCTATTGACCTTATTTTATTCTGGGATATTACAGTGCTGTGTGTGACTAAGTCATATAGCCTACGTCCAGCTGACAAGTTTATAACATTTCACTTATTTTACTATGAAACACAAGATTTCTCCCCTGTCGGAAAGCGTTTGATTTCCCAAACTGCTAARGTTACCCTGTTAGAAAACATAGGCATAGTCCGTGCATACATTTCAAATCTGTGAATTAAGACGTTATTATTACTAGATAATAATATGTAGAATGTGTGGTCTGACATGTTGGTGGTgggtaggctatagcctaatatTTAGCCTACAAGACTTCATAAACAAAGACTTAAAtgcatttccatttttttttaggaGAAATACGGTGTTACTGTGATGCCCCCCACTGCGTGGCCACAGGCTACATGTGCAAATCTGAACTAAACGCTTGTTTCACCAAGGTGTTGGACCCTATGAACACGAACTCGCCTCTCACGCACGGCTGTCTAGATCCCATAGCAAACGCTGCCGACGTGTGCAGCGCTAAGAACACAGATGCCCTGAGTGGGGGCTTGTACACACTAGAATGTTGTCACGACGACATGTGTAACTACAGAGGACTACACGACCTGGCGCACACCAGAGAATCTACAGGTAAGGAAGGGGAGAGAATGGAAACGTTCAATTGCTCTACTGTGGCTCTGTAAACMGTACGGATACTGAAgttattctattattttctattctacTCTTTTGATAAGGTTCATAATGTGTGATAGACAGAGCAACCAAAGTGACGATTTGTAGTGTAGTCTACTGTTTACATCTGTCATAGTCCTATGTTGTAACTCTATCGACAACAGCGGTTCTTAAATGGCCTACTGTAAGGACATGCTGTCCATACACTTTTTTCTTTAACAATTCCGTCTTTAACAAAACTTCAGATTGACTTTTAATCGGCAGCAGCAGGGCCTTGTAGAATATCCCTTCTCAGACTGTATGTAGCGGTGCCTAAATACTAGCTTCATTGAGTTATGGAAAGGTGCATACAGCCttacagagaggaagggagagctcTCAAGTAGGGATTTCTGTTATGACAGTCAAGGGAGTTTAGCTCGTTTAGTAGCTGAATAATTTTTTGGGTGGCTCTTATTTTAGAAAGACGACTCATTGCATTCACCTTCTGAAAGCAGAAGACAAGTTTCCATTGGACACCAATGTACATTGCACAATAAAATAATCGTATtttccctccacctccagaccacgGCAGGTACCAGCCTGAGAGCAACAACCATAACCTGGTCACACGGGTACAGGAGCTGGCCTCTGCCAAAGAGGTGTGGTTCAGGGCGGCAGTGATTGCGGTGCCTATCGCGGGAGGCCTCATCCTGGTTCTTCTCATCATGCTGGCGTTAAGGATGCTCCGCAGCGAGAACAAGCGGCTGCAGGACCAGAGGCAGCAGATGTTGTCACGGCTCCACTACAGCTTCCATGGCCACCACACTAAGAAGGGCCACGTGGCAAAGCTAGACTTGGAGTGTATGGTGCCRGTGACGGGCCACGAGAACTGCTGCCTCACCTGTGACAAGATGAGACAGGCAGACCTGGGAAATGACAAGATACTGTCACTGGTACACTGGGGGATGTACAGTGGGCACGGGAAGCTGGAGTTTGTATAACTTACTTTTCTAAGATCGTTTGACTTCACTTTATGTCCCACCACACCCTACCCCACCCGCCCCCAAAAAACAGCCAAGACTGCCTCCTCCACTCGTTGGGGTTTCTCTTTTAACTTAAAAAATGAATCCCCTTTTTTGTCCATTGTACTTATCTgttttcttcaatggaagaaaAAGAGGACTGAATTGAACGCAAGCCTTGTGGTTTTTGCTAAAGGAGCACTTTACTTGAAAATTAAAGGCAAACCAATGAGGAGCTGAGCGGGCAGGACTGAGCTGACGGACTGAAAGAGCTCTGTCAAGACACTGTCTGCCTGTGCATCCTGGACTTTACACAGACCGCTGAAGGATTCCAAATCTGTCTTATTTGcacatttgtaaaaacaaaaaacgttGTTTTGCTTAAAAAAAAGCTAAATAGGAGAAGAATTTAACTGACACCAGGGTACAAAAAATTACTTTTTGA from Salvelinus sp. IW2-2015 linkage group LG27, ASM291031v2, whole genome shotgun sequence includes the following:
- the LOC111953663 gene encoding BMP and activin membrane-bound inhibitor homolog, which encodes MDRHSSFICIWLQLELCAMAVLLTKGEIRCYCDAPHCVATGYMCKSELNACFTKVLDPMNTNSPLTHGCLDPIANAADVCSAKNTDALSGGLYTLECCHDDMCNYRGLHDLAHTRESTDHGRYQPESNNHNLVTRVQELASAKEVWFRAAVIAVPIAGGLILVLLIMLALRMLRSENKRLQDQRQQMLSRLHYSFHGHHTKKGHVAKLDLECMVPVTGHENCCLTCDKMRQADLGNDKILSLVHWGMYSGHGKLEFV